TCATGGGCGAAGCGCTGAAGGCGCTCGGCTGGTCGCGCGTCAGCTACGTCGTCTCGACAAAATTCTTCTGGGGCTTGAACGAGGCCCCGAACCAGTACCACACGCTGAACCGTAAATACCTGATGGATGCGATCGACGGATCGCTGCGGCGACTGAAGCTCGACTACGTCGATCTCGTGTTCTGCCATCGCCCCGATCCGAACACGCCGATCGAGGAAACGGTCTGGGCGATGAGCGACATGATTACGCGCGGCAAGGCGCAGTACTGGGGCACGTCGGAGTGGAGCGCCGACGAGATCCGGGCGGCCTACGGCATCGCCGAGCGGCATCACCTGCACAAGCCGGTCATGGAGCAGCCGCAATACAACCTGTTCCACCGACGCCGTGTCGAGCGCGAATACCGGCGTCTCTACGAGGACATCGGCCTCGGCCTGACGACCTGGAGCCCGCTCGCATCGGGCCTGCTGACCGGCAAGTATCGCAATGGCGTACCCGAAGGGAGCCGGGCCGCAGTGCAGGGTTACGACTGGCTACGCGACCAGCTCACGCATCCCGCGAAAAACGAAGCGGTCGCCAAGCTTGCCGGTATCGCTGACGAACTCGGCTGCACCGTCGCCCAGCTCGCGATCGCCTGGGTGCTGAAGAATCCGAACGTCAGCACCGTGATCACCGGCGCCTCGCGCGTGGAGCAGATTGGCGAGAACATGAAGGCGGTCGAGGTGGCGGCGCGGATTTCGCCCGAACTGAAGCAGCGTATCGAAGAGATCGTCGGCGATCAGGCGCAGTAAGCGCCGTCGCGTACAATAGTCGGCCGCGCGAGGATCAGGTGTCGCGCCGCCCCTGCGGCGCCGGCGTCGGGTCCGCGGCCGATTTCGATTTCATTCGTCTCATCCCCCGCCATGTTCAGTTATCGCCACGCGTTTCATGCCGGCAACCATGCGGATGTGCTCAAGCACGCCGTTGTCGTCCAGTTGCTCAGCTATTTCAACAAGAAA
The genomic region above belongs to Burkholderia plantarii and contains:
- a CDS encoding potassium channel beta subunit family protein; amino-acid sequence: MNYRRLGRSGLQVSELSIGSWVTYGNQVDQHAARESLAAARDAGINFFDNAEVYAHGQSEEIMGEALKALGWSRVSYVVSTKFFWGLNEAPNQYHTLNRKYLMDAIDGSLRRLKLDYVDLVFCHRPDPNTPIEETVWAMSDMITRGKAQYWGTSEWSADEIRAAYGIAERHHLHKPVMEQPQYNLFHRRRVEREYRRLYEDIGLGLTTWSPLASGLLTGKYRNGVPEGSRAAVQGYDWLRDQLTHPAKNEAVAKLAGIADELGCTVAQLAIAWVLKNPNVSTVITGASRVEQIGENMKAVEVAARISPELKQRIEEIVGDQAQ